A window of Trichoderma atroviride chromosome 3, complete sequence contains these coding sequences:
- a CDS encoding uncharacterized protein (EggNog:ENOG41~SECRETED:SignalP(1-18)~TransMembrane:1 (n5-13c18/19o267-286i)) translates to MRFNLAFLLATLLATVIASTIGGPRHVVRVEGTSQSDEHDLFKRKGGGGGGGRGGGGSSGGKGGSSGGSGSSGSGGSGSSGSGSGGTKGGSGSSGSSGNRSPSSNVGGSTRGGSGPRPQYGGGQFYGGGARTPYQAGARSPVGGILPFALLGGAAALAFWPGLWLYGAYLYPYHQPYHFHNESSNRNETLNVICGCGTYDVCSCDDNNNTDYFVSLVGNGSYDGLNKSVVNVAMVNGTNSLLINGSLPNGTTADDPNASSANSIRTMAQMIGFWPAVAAVLVAVFLA, encoded by the exons ATGAGATTCAATCTCGCTTTCTTGCTAGCTACTCTCTTGGCCACTGTCATCGCCAGCACTATTGGCGGCCCTCGACATGTGGTCAGAGTAGAGGGCACCTCTCAATCGGATGAGCACGATCTGTTCAAGCgcaagggcggcggcggcggtggtggaagaggaggaggcgggagCAGTGGTGGAAAGGGCGGAAGCAGTGGCGGAAGCGGTAGCAGTGGAAGcggtggcagtggcagcagtggcagtggaAGCGGTGGCACCAAAGGTGGCTCTGGAAGCTCTGGCAGTTC CGGAAATCGATCTCCCAGCTCCAACGTCGGTGGCTCAACTCGTGGAGGAAGCGGGCCTAGACCACAATACGGCGGCGGTCAGTTctacggcggcggcgcgagAACTCCTTACCAAGCCGGTGCTCGAAGCCCGGTAGGAGGCATCCTCCCCTTTGCGCTCCTGggaggcgctgctgctctcgcctTCTGGCCTGGGCTCTGGCTGTACGGTGCCTACCTATACCCATACCACCAGCCATACCACTTCCACAACGAATCCAGCAACCGGAATGAGACCCTGAACGTCATTTGTGGATGTGGCACATACGATGTTTGTAGCTGcgacgacaacaacaacaccgaTTACTTTGTTAGCCTTGTCGGAAACGGAAGCTACGATGGCCTCAACAAGAGCGTCGTCAATGTTGCCATGGTCAATGGCACCAACAGCCTTCTTATTAATGGTTCTCTGCCCAACGGCACGACCGCCGACGACCCCAATGCTTCAAGCGCAAACAGCATAAGAACTATGGCTCAAATGATTGGCTTCTGGCccgctgtcgctgctgtgCTTGTTGCTGTCTTCTTGGCTTGA
- a CDS encoding uncharacterized protein (EggNog:ENOG41) translates to MPGDVDKSLLERLQALRGSSSGASSQAAPIKFSVDVIERSKPTTREDTLAARLKLLRAQDGGSASSPGQKSLETEKTATSVIPPSSSSESRAAKAGNTASKEKPAELEDGDDADFMFSTDDQTLEELLGDVSADDNLVTEPSDEQVKALLEELSLSIPKDDEDEGGHEKETVEDSDDSDGERMQSKANDVIARLKDEIELEATLRNTDDDDEAEPTLQNQEEDQQDDGDNGSANIDFVIPSLPSNLDNLSASSPGRASATADMDDITARMAALRAPTDDSFSLPSVPSSKPSARDKPVKRLTSKTDYTDDDIDTWCTVCLNDATLRCLGCDDDPYCTRCWREMHIGPAAAFDDRSHKAVQFTRARKKDQQRVALGA, encoded by the exons ATGCCCGGTGATGTAGACAAGTCGCTGTTAGAGCGTCTACAAGCGCTGCGGGGTTCAAGCTCCGGCGCATCAAGTCAAGCAGCTCCGATAAA GTTCAGTGTAGATGTGATTGAGAGGTCTAAGCCAACAACCAGAGAAGACACACTCGCCGCTCGGTTAAAGTTACTCCGAGCCCAGGATGGCGGCTCAGCCTCGTCACCAGGACAGAAGTCTCTCGAAACGGAGAAGACCGCTACCAGTGTGATAcccccgtcgtcgtcgtcggaatCAAGGGCCGCCAAGGCTGGAAATACGGCATCTAAAGAGAAGCCGGCTGAactggaagatggcgatgatgcggACTTTATGTTCTCGACAGATGATCAAAcgttggaggagctgcttggcgatgtCAGTGCTGATGACAATCTGGTGACGGAGCCTAGCGATGAGCAAGTCAAGGCGCTGTTAGAAGAACTATCACTGTCTATACCgaaagatgacgaagatgagggaGGGCACGAGAAAGAGACCGTCGAGGATTCAGACGATTCTGATGGCGAGCGTATGCAATCTAAAGCAAACGACGTCATCGCCAGGCTCAAGGACGAAATAGAGCTTGAGGCCACCTTGAGAAATacagacgatgacgatgaagccgaGCCTACACTTCAAAACCAGGAAGAAGACCAGCAGGACGATGGAGACAACGGCTCTGCCAACATAGACTTTGTCATTCCTTCACTCCCCTCCAATCTCGACAATCTTTCTGCGTCATCCCCCGGACGGGCCAGCGCTACAGCTGACATGGACGACATAACAGCTCGCATGGCCGCTCTCCGAGCTCCCACCGACgactccttttctcttccttctgtACCTAGTTCCAAGCCTTCTGCACGTGACAAGCCTGTCAAACGACTTACCAGCAAGACGGATTACACGGATGACGATATCGATACCTGGTGCACCGTCTGTCTTAATGACGCTACGCTACGTTGTTTGGGCTGTGATGATGATCCTTATTGCACGCGCTGCTGGAGGGAGATGCATATCgggccagcagctgcgttTGACGATAGGAGCCATAAAGCTGTCCAGTTCACCAGAGCAAGGAAAAAGGACCAACAAAGGGTAGCGCTAGGTGCTTGA
- a CDS encoding uncharacterized protein (TransMembrane:10 (i12-35o41-62i98-122o147-171i192-211o316-338i350-367o379-405i417-439o517-535i)) yields MADAGHVQAGLIWLAYAVAILLCLGAAIITTFTWQTPIDRSAMVSIVAIVSLTSLLATVLLLPVDIALVSSTGSSSLGAKKDWATPKRVADILLTLKIVYYSLYSFDALLCLLAIPFAYFWYEEYDEVAFEEEGRTWKGRFWAATKYTLFFVTLTIVLFLLGFFVPAAGGNKGHWDLDYYKGLLSQNHGEKALTFALGLLVTLGTFLYVIYTSAGLALMPVSFIKSAPPISAPQLSATTASQLEQNRERQRQLELRNAGREDGMPRKDRRELDALVREEQTLVRRERLAAEALGEGKSRVYQIWLKLCALVRPIKMLGGILLLILAIVIWVSMFITGIDKAKNSICKQRCGYILGEVHIFQPMNWIFVKAAKAFPVDYILMASLVLILFSSSISGIAAVGIRFLWIRIFQIRRGRTAPQALLIATVMLSLITLAINYAIAMFVAPQYSFYGTQTFCTNEPAYPGAQPNCKNHPELIRPCSDALNYKHAKDVCTPSMMSTFLNRITITWPLFGIIDFWAQYVFMGIFLIVFITALVRTPRVNMAEIDEFAEADEEESLLASTSRRFGATWQDVRGQPGQSDRNSRNGPVLIRGSRPQGN; encoded by the coding sequence ATGGCCGACGCAGGCCACGTCCAAGCCGGTTTAATATGGTTGGCGTATGCGGTGGCCATCTTGCTATGCCTCGGGGCTGCGATTATCACGACATTCACGTGGCAAACGCCCATCGATCGCTCGGCGATGGTCAGCATAGTGGCCATCGTCAGTCTCACATCTCTTCTCGCGACcgtcttgcttcttcctgtCGACATCGCCCTAGTTTCATCCACAGGGTCTTCAAGCCTAGGCGCCAAGAAAGATTGGGCCACGCCAAAACGAGTTGCGGATATTCTCTTGACTCTCAAGATTGTGTATTACTCGCTTTATAGCTTTgatgctcttctctgcctcttggCAATTCCGTTTGCATACTTCTGGTATGAGGAATACGATGAGGTTGCTTTCGAAGAGGAGGGCCGCACGTGGAAGGGCCGCTTTTGGGCTGCCACCAAGTATACCCTATTCTTCGTTACCCTCAccatcgtcctcttccttctaGGCTTTTTCGTCCCTGCAGCCGGTGGCAATAAGGGTCATTGGGATCTCGATTACTACAAGGGCCTACTGTCTCAAAATCATGGCGAGAAGGCGCTCACTTTTGCTCTTGGTCTTTTGGTAACGCTGGGAACCTTCCTCTATGTTATTTACACCAGCGCAGGACTTGCTCTCATGCCAGTCTCTTTCATCAAATCAGCGCCCCCAATTTCAGCGCCGCAGCTTTCAGCTACCACAGCTTCACAGCTCGAGCAAAATCGagagcgccagcgccaactTGAGCTGCGTAATGCAGGCCGCGAAGATGGCATGCCACGTAAGGATAGAAGGGAACTGGATGCTCTCGTCAGAGAGGAACAGACTCTGGTTCGGCGCGAACGCCTTGCTGCCGAGGCACTAGGTGAAGGAAAGAGTCGAGTATATCAGATTTGGCTCAAACTGTGCGCGCTTGTCAGACCCATCAAGATGCTCGGTGGAATTCTACTCTTGATTCTCGCAATTGTGATCTGGGTATCCATGTTTATCACAGGCatcgacaaggccaagaactCGATCTGCAAGCAGCGTTGTGGTTACATCCTTGGCGAAGTTCACATTTTCCAGCCAATGAATTGGATCTTTGTGAAGGCTGCCAAAGCATTCCCTGTCGATTAcatcttgatggcttcacTGGTCCTCATTCTCTTCAGCAGTTCTATCTCCGGTATTGCTGCCGTCGGTATACGGTTCCTCTGGATCCGAATCTTCCAAATCCGCAGAGGCAGGACAGCCCCGCAGGCCCTTCTCATTGCGACGGTCATGCTCTCGCTTATCACCTTGGCCATCAATTATGCCATTGCTATGTTTGTGGCTCCGCAGTATTCGTTTTACGGAACCCAGACGTTTTGCACAAACGAGCCCGCGTATCCTGGAGCCCAGCCTAACTGCAAAAACCACCCAGAGTTAATTCGCCCTTGTTCCGACGCTCTCAATTACAAGCATGCCAAAGATGTGTGCACACCATCTATGATGTCTACCTTTTTAAATCGTATTACCATCACTTGGCCACTTTTCGGTATCATTGATTTCTGGGCACAGTATGTGTTCATGGGCATtttcctcatcgtcttcatcacgGCGCTGGTGCGCACTCCCAGAGTAAATATGGCTGAGATTGATGAGTTTGCCGAggcggatgaagaagaaagcctTCTTGCTTCGACCAGCCGCCGGTTCGGTGCGACTTGGCAGGACGTCAGGGGACAGCCCGGGCAATCCGATAGGAATTCAAGGAATGGGCCCGTACTGATTCGAGGTTCACGACCACAAGGCAATTAG
- a CDS encoding uncharacterized protein (BUSCO:EOG092D041E) — protein MQVYTELTAPTAVTQCLSLPLTSATANNLVVAKGSLLQIFTVKAISTELDPEFQPSQPTETETRFDRQVNDDDGLESSFLGGESMFMRTDRTNNTKLVLIAEIPLAGTVIGLARVKTKNTASGGEALLLAYKAAKMCLAEWDPKKNELETISIHYYEKEEMQGSPWEEVFGEYVNYLEADPGSRCAAFKFGTRNLAILPFTRSEEDLEMEDWDEDLDGPRPVKEHTAAANGDGNNVEAAYTPSFVLRLPLLDPSLLHPVHLTFLHEYREPTFGVLSSSQAPASSLGSKDHLSYKVFTLDLQQRASTTILSVTGLPHDLYKVIALPAPVGGALLVGQNELIHVDQSGKPNGVAINPMAKLATSFNLTDQSDLNLRLESCAIELLAIENGELLLILNDGRLGIISFKIDGRTVSGLGVKLVGADCGGNIIKSRVTCISRLGKNAFFLGSETSDSVVLGWSRKQTQEKRRKSRLIDTDLALDVDELDLEDDEEDDDLYGDDSATTKPNQTANGGTVKSGDISFRIHDTLLSIAPIQDITCGQSAFLPDSEEATLNKGVSADLQLACAVGRGEAGSIAVINREIQPKVIGRFEFPEARGFWTMCVKKPVPKSLGTNAGAAGDYDAPIQHDKFMIVAKIDLDGYETSDVYALTAAGFETLKETEFEPAAGFTVEAGTMGNQMVVIQVLKSEVRCYNGDLGLIQILPMLDEETGAEPRAVSASIVDPYLLIIRDDASVFLAQIDSNNEIEEIEKTDSGLTSTKWAAGCLYKDTKGVFQANQGDQAKKSGEEVMMFLLNTAGALHIYALPDLSKPVYVAEGLSSIPPHLSADFVAKKVASREALTELVVADLGDTVHYSPYLILRHSTDDLTIYEPIRLPTDSPTRNLSDTLFFKKSANSILAKSTVEDPLEDTAQQPRYVPLRICANVGGYSTVFLPGPSPAFILKSSKSVPRVVGVQGLGVRGMSTFNTEGCDRGFIYSDSEGIARVTQLPSKTNFTELGVSVKKVPLGNDVRHVAYHHPTETYIAGCAVTEGFELPKDDDYHKEWAKESLSFHPSTVRGSLKLISPVTWTVIHSIDMEPGESIECMKTLHLEVSEETKERRMLLAVGTALTRGEDLPTRGRVQVYDIVTVIPEPGKPETNKKLKLLAKEEIPRGGVTALSEIGTQGLMLMAQGQKCMVRGLKEDGSLLPVAFLDMSCHVASARELPGTGLCLIADAFKGLWFAGYTEEPYTFKVLGKSSGSLPLLVADFLPDGEDLSMVAVDADGDIHVLEFNPEHPKSLQGHLLLHRTTFSVTPNPPTSTLLLPRTLPASQSATASQDSSTPQPHLLLLASPSGSLAALTPLPESAYRRLLSVTNQLLPALVPHGGLHARAHRAPEGGGGMSRMVGVETAASGRAIVDGAILTRWNELGAAKRAEVASRGGYDSVMELREDLEAVLGWSGLAYV, from the exons ATGCAAGTTTACACAGAGCTCACGGCTCCCACAGCCGTTACGCAATGCCTGAGCTTACCTCTTACATCTGCTACCGCGAACAATCTGGTGGTCGCAAAGGGCTCTCTACTACAGATCTTCACGGTCAAGGCTATCTCGACCGAGCTTGACCCCGAATTCCAGCCCAGCCAACCGACTGAGACGGAAACGCGGTTTGACCGCCAGGTaaatgatgacgatggcctCGAATCCTCCTTCCTGGGCGGCGAATCGATGTTTATGCGAACCGATCGGACGAACAATACGAAGCTGGTGCTCATCGCAGAGATTCCACTCGCAGGAACCGTCATTGGGCTGGCAAGGGTGAAGACCAAAAACACCGCATCTGGTGGTGAGGCTCTGTTGCTGGCGTacaaggcggccaagatgtGTCTGGCCGAATGGGATCCGAAGAAGAACGAGCTGGAGACCATCTCCATTCACTATTatgaaaaggaagagatgcaGGGATCACCATGGGAAGAAGTCTTTGGGGAGTATGTTAACTACCTTGAGGCAGACCCTGGCAGTAGATGTGCCGCATTCAAATTCGGCACTCGAAACCTTGCCATTCTGCCGTTTACTCGGTCTGAAGAGgatctggagatggaggacTGGGACGAGGATCTAGACGGGCCTCGGCCAGTTAAGGAACATACAGCAGCTGCCAACGGAGATGGCAACAATGTAGAAGCAGCTTATACCCCGTCTTTCGTCTTGCGTCTGCCCCTCCTAGACCCGAGCCTGCTTCATCCTGTGCACCTCACCTTTCTGCATGAGTATCGCGAGCCCACCTTCGGTGTCCTTTCTTCCAGTCAAGCGCCTGCTTCTTCACTAGGCTCAAAAGACCACCTATCGTACAAAGTGTTTACTCTAGACCTACAACAGAGAGCATCGACAACCATTTTATCGGTGACTGGCCTGCCGCACGATCTTTACAAAGTCATCGCATTGCCTGCTCCTGTTGGCGGTGCTTTGCTAGTTGGACAGAATGAGCTGATCCATGTTGACCAGTCTGGAAAACCAAATGGCGTGGCTATCAATCCTATGGCCAAGCTAGCAACATCCTTTAACTTGACCGACCAATCAGACTTGAATTTGCGCCTTGAAAGCTGTGCTATTGAGTTGCTCGCTATCGAAAACGGCGAgttacttttaatattaaatgATGGTCGATTGGGCATCATTTCTTTCAAGATTGATGGACGAACGGTATCTGGTCTTGGCGTCAAGCTGGTGGGCGCAGATTGCGGTGGCAATATCATCAAGAGTAGAGTCACATGCATTTCTCGACTAGGCAAGAATGCATTCTTCCTGGGGAGTGAAACGAGCGATTCAGTCGTGCTAGGATGGTCGAGAAAGCAGACGCAAGAAAAGCGCAGGAAATCCCGACTGATAGACACAGATTTAGCTTTGGATGTGGATGAACTCGAcctcgaagacgatgaagaagacgatgacttGTACGGAGATGACTCTGCTACCACTAAACCCAACCAAACGGCCAATGGGGGAACGGTCAAGTCCGGGGATATATCTTTTCGAATACACGACACCCTACTCAGCATTGCGCCGATTCAAGACATCACATGTGGGCAGTCTGCCTTTTTACCTGATAGCGAAGAAGCCACTCTAAATAAAGGGGTCTCGGCTGACTTGCAACTTGCCTGTGCCGTTGGACGTGGAGAGGCAGGCTCTATTGCAGTCATCAACCGCGAGATCCAGCCCAAAGTTATTGGCCGATTTGAGTTTCCGGAAGCCAGAGGGTTTTGGACAATGTGTGTAAAGAAGCCAGTTCCGAAATCACTGGGCACGAATGCCGGGGCAGCGGGCGATTACGACGCTCCTATCCAGCATGACAAGTTCATGATTGTTGCCAAGATCGATCTGGATGGCTACGAAACCTCCGACGTATATGCACTAACAGCTGCGGGCTTTGAGACGCTGAAAGAGACGGAATTTGAGCCGGCTGCTGGATTTACGGTTGAGGCTGGCACAATGGGAAATCAAATGGTAGTGATCCAGGTGCTCAAATCGGAAGTTCGGTGCTATAATGGAG ATCTGGGCTTGATCCAAATTTTACCCATGCTTGACGAAGAAACCGGCGCGGAACCCCGTGCCGTCAGTGCAAGTATCGTTGACCCCTACTTGCTCATCATTCGTGACGACGCAAGTGTTTTCCTCGCACAAATCGACAGCAAcaatgagattgaagagattgagaagacCGACAGTGGCCTTACATCCACAAAGTGGGCAGCCGGTTGCTTATACAAGGACACCAAGGGCGTCTTTCAGGCAAATCAGGGCGATCAAGCCAAGAAATCAGGTGAAGAGGTCATGATGTTCTTGCTCAATACCGCAGGAGCTTTACAT ATCTACGCATTGCCGGATCTCTCAAAGCCTGTCTATGTAGCTGAGGGACTCTCATCCATACCTCCCCATCTCTCAGCCGATTTTGTGGCCAAGAAAGTCGCTTCACGAGAAGCCCTGACGGAACTTGTCGTGGCAGACCTTGGAGACACCGTCCACTACTCTCCTTATCTAATT CTGCGTCACTCTACTGATGATCTCACCATTTACGAGCCCATTCGCCTGCCGACCGATTCACCTACTCGCAACTTATCGGacaccctcttcttcaaaaaaTCGGCGAACTCTATCTTGGCTAAGAGCACCGTAGAAGATCCATTAGAGGACACCGCACAGCAACCGCGCTATGTTCCCCTGAGGATTTGCGCAAATGTGGGAGGCTACAGTACCGTGTTCCTTCCCGGTCCTTCGCCAGCTTTCATAttgaagagcagcaaaagcgtCCCCAGAGTGGTTGGGGTTCAAGGTCTTGGCGTTCGCGGCATGAGCACTTTTAATACCGAAGGCTGTGATAGGGGTTTCATCTACTCAGATTCCGAGGGAATTGCCAGGGTTACACAGCTGCCGAGCAAAACTAATTTTACAGAGCTGGGCGTCTCGGTCAAGAAGGTTCCACTAGGAAACGATGTCCGCCACGTTGCCTACCACCATCCTACCGAAACGTACATAGCAGGCTGCGCAGTGACCGAAGGCTTTGAGCTGCCAAAGGATGACGATTACCACAAGGAGTGGGCCAAAGAATCGCTCTCGTTCCATCCTTCCACGGTTAGAGGAAGCCTCAAGCTCATTAGCCCCGTCACATGGACTGTTATTCACTCAATCGACATGGAGCCTGGCGAGTCCATTGAATGCATGAAGACTTTGCATCTCGAAGTATCGGAGGAGACAAAAGAACGCAGGATGCTTCTGGCAGTGGGCACTGCCCTGACAAGGGGCGAAGATCTCCCCACCCGAGGACGCGTACAGGTTTACGACATTGTAACCGTCATCCCTGAGCCGGGTAAACCAGAGACGAACAAGAAACTCAAGCTTCTAGCCAAAGAGGAAATCCCCCGTGGTGGTGTGACGGCTTTGTCTGAAATTGGCACTCAAGGCCTCATGCTGATGGCGCAAGGCCAGAAATGCATGGTGCGTGGTCTGAAGGAGGACGGCTCATTGCTTCCGGTGGCTTTCCTAGACATGAGCTGCCACGTAGCATCAGCACGAGAGTTGCCCGGCACCGGCTTGTGTCTGATAGCAGACGCATTTAAGGGACTGTGGTTTGCTGGATACACCGAGGAGCCGTATACTTTCAAGGTGCTTGGCAAGAGTAGCGGGTCTTTACCGCTGCTGGTAGCAGATTTCCTCCCCGATGGTGAAGATTTGTCCATGGTTGCTGTGGATGCGGATGGCGATATCCATGTTCTCGAATTCAACCCAGAAC ACCCCAAATCCCTCCAGGGCCATCTCTTGCTTCACCGCACCACCTTCAGCGTGACCCCCAACCCTCCCACCTCtactctcctcctcccacgCACTCTTCCCGCATCCCAATCCGCCACGGCCTCACAAGACTCTTCAACCCCACAACCTCAcctgctgctcctcgccTCCCCATCAGGCTCTCTAGCCGCCCTGACGCCCCTCCCCGAATCGGCATACCGGCGGCTCCTGTCCGTCACAAACCAGCTCTTACCGGCCCTCGTCCCCCACGGCGGCCTCCACGCCAGAGCACACCGCGCCCCTGAGGGCGGAGGCGGCATGTCGCGCATGGTCGGCGTCGAAACGGCCGCGTCTGGCCGCGCCATTGTCGATGGCGCAATCTTGACTCGGTGGAATGAGCTGGGCGCCGCAAAGAGGGCCGAGGTGGCGAGCAGGGGCGGGTATGACAGCgtgatggagttgagagaGGATTTGGAGGCTGTCTTGGGATGGAGTGGGCTTGCATATGTTTGA
- a CDS encoding uncharacterized protein (EggNog:ENOG41), protein MDDHLDKDWARKYILDPLTAPEPNQETGPGSSHFNHYRASLQAQSSSQRQQQRQHHRQESNPDSRFKHKSMRLSGDTMQPEMSDQTDKYPTPPQSGSPNRKFHPSNPFASSDGSADMVEDKTLISPPDSPNADRATRAHQRQSMNSFSPTHRQGPRSDPGHGPSRSRSLHERFPGDLSPRPLDVIRNDARAAERPHRHRKRISDVDQIDALDTIGGTYHHGGPYDATLISRNLNKKYSPVAAVQDSNMETLRATPREFIVDSLERHLPLQGTATVPSGGMDLSGRRLSYEEGPDLMREPDAPGGAYKRWDHMKYHPDDLKGKGEPSYTFEKDLKEKKRVQRGEPDEIEMQSGLYSRGGPSKHQRSISIAFRDNSSSSGNAYNNSDLQRRNSTGKKLSNGLKRRWGSLREKTKALVSE, encoded by the exons ATGGACGACCATTTAGATAAAGATTGG GCCCGAAAGTATATTTTAGACCCTCTCACTGCTCCTGAGCCAAACCAAGAAACTGGGCCTGGATCCTCTCACTTTAATCACTATCGCGCATCTCTGCAAGCTCAATCGTCTTcacaacgacaacaacaacgacagcatcatcgccaggAATCAAACCCAGATTCTCGCTTCAAACATAAATCCATGAGATTGTCCGGCGACACAATGCAGCCAGAAATGAGCGACCAAACTGATAAATATCCCACACCACCCCAATCAGGGAGCCCAAACCGAAAGTTCCACCCGTCAAATCCATTCGCCTCATCCGACGGATCAGCCGACATGGTCGAGGATAAGACGCTCATCTCTCCGCCTGATTCTCCCAACGCAGACCGCGCGACAAGAGCGCATCAACGCCAATCAATGAATAGCTTTTCGCCAACCCATCGACAGGGCCCTCGTTCAGATCCCGGTCACGGTCCCAGCCGCAGTCGCTCTCTCCACGAGCGCTTCCCCGGAGACTTGTCCCCAAGGCCCCTGGACGTCATTAGGAACGATGCCCGGGCTGCTGAACGGCCACACCGCCACCGGAAACGCATCTCCGATGTCGACCAGATTGATGCCCTCGATACCATCGGCGGCACGTATCACCACGGCGGACCGTATGATGCTACGCTCATCAGCCGCAACCTGAATAAGAAATACTCGCCGGTTGCCGCAGTCCAGGACTCAAACATGGAAACTCTGCGAGCCACACCTCGGGAGTTCATCGTCGACAGCTTGGAGCGTCATCTGCCCCTTCAAGGGACTGCGACCGTTCCTTCTGGAGGCATGGATCTTTCCGGCAGACGGCTGAGCTACGAAGAAGGCCCCGACCTTATGCGGGAACCAGATGCCCCCGGTGGCGCATACAAGCGTTGGGATCATATG AAATACCACCCCGACGACctcaaaggaaaaggagaacCTTCTTATACCTTTGAAAAGGAcctgaaggaaaagaagcgcGTCCAAAGAGGCGAGCCCGATGAGATTGAAATGCAGTCCGGCCTATACAGTCGCGGCGGTCCATCCAAGCACCAgcgcagcatcagcattgcCTTTCGCGACAACTCTTCGTCTAGCGGAAACGCTTATAACAACAGCGACTTGCAACGCCGGAACTCTACCGGCAAAAAGTTGAGCAACGGTTTGAAGCGACGATGGGGCAGTCTCCGtgagaagacaaaggcaTTGGTCAGCGAGTAA